The Tursiops truncatus isolate mTurTru1 chromosome 16, mTurTru1.mat.Y, whole genome shotgun sequence genome contains the following window.
CAACACAAGAAGTAAACTGTAATCTTAACTAAGCTTATATTGTAACCAACCTAAAGGAGAGGGTTGCCCCCGTATAACTCCATTCTTGGTTCTCTCCTCCAAGTCCATAACTTCTTTGTATATCAATTCTGAAAAAGAGGTGAACAAAAACTTTTCAAAGTCTGAGAGGCAATCTCCCAAGATATGtatgttttaagtaaaaaatttttGCACACACTAAGTACTTCGAATGGTGTTCTTGCAATGGCAGAGGGTCCAGAAGTGTCAGCCTAAGATTCAAAGGTGTTAATAACAATTTCTTGATCCTCAACCATGAATTATATTGAAAGAAGCAAAGTCTCTGCTGTAATATTCCAGAAGTTGGATTAAGATAGAGCTGGGGTTAGAAGCTTTACCTTTTTTACTCCACCAACACTTTGTACTATACCATATCATTCTGTACAGCAAATGCTAATTTAATTCTCTCAGTAAGGGCTTGAATCAAATTTGTCTTTAACTTCTATTTCCTGAGCCCTGGCATTGTACCTGGTACACTGTAGGTACTTACCCAGATATCTGTTAAAAGATTTAAATGCAAGAGTATGTGGAACCTTCTTTAATCAgaatagaatataaatatatttttattacaggaaaagaatcagGTAACTATACTTTAACTCCTTCTGAGTTGAAGCATGGCATGCTATGACTGTCAAGAATTTCTTCATGAGAATCTTGGTCTTTAACTAGGCTTCTGGATAGTGGGTGGACTGCTGGGAGGACTACTCCAACTGAAGAGTAACACCAGATCCTGCCCTGCAGTGTACGTGCCTCCTGCCCTGTATTCTTCTACATGATCCTGATGTCAAGTGTGATGTGCCTTATGAGTCTGAATGCTGACTTAAGAAGAACCTTCTGGTGGATGCTAACATTGCCGTTATTCATCATCATCTCTGGGTCATAAAATCCTTTGAGAATTGTATAAAAGCAATGAACCCTCTtctgagaaaaatgtataaacaaaaatTGTTGCACAGAATTTCAAGGAGTCTGTAATTCTTTACATTAAACTTTCAATAAATGATTTCTGATCACAGGGTATGGCAACATTTATGTTGATAATAAGGTAAAACAAGTGGATATGTTGGGATGAACAAGAGCTGGAGACGCCTAAGTTTGCTTGCGATGGTAACCTACTTGGgctgggaagaagaaaaatagcaaGTCTTGATAGAGGAAAGAATGGGAGatgcttttctttaaagaaacaaaaaggaatgataaGCATTCCGGATAGGaggattaaaaagagagagaaaatactcctttgtaaaatgggactgaggcagaagaaccaaAGCTAATCAGGAGTACTAACTAGACAAAGCAATCTGTAGTTAATGGCTTTGGCAATGAATTTTTCTGTTATGATGCTAAAATTCTTAAGCAGATCTTGAAAAAGGGAGTTTGTAGGTAATTACTAAACGGCATTTGAGGCTAGGAGAAAAAGATACAGAATAAAGATAAACATGcttacagtaatcaaaaatccCAGATATAACCatatacaaatgaaaatacaatgtttCACTGATTTTAAGATGTACTTTTTTCACAGTTTAATATCTTTGAAACTGGGTTGCATCTATAATCAGTCGTGCAGTACAACTGgcattgtttcttctttcttagtgGTACATACTTAGTGTTTTACAATTGGTGGCCTATTAAGAGTCCATGAAATACCATAAATGTTTACTGTAAATGtaatgatatataaaaatatcaggtTAGATACTTTAATACATACTCTGATCTATAGTTTCTATACTcctgtatattacatatatagaTGCACCAGGTTCTACCCAATTCTATCATTCTGGTGGGCTCTACAGAGTCTAACTAGATGTCTCCCAAAGTCAACTTAGCGAAAACTAATCTCTGGTTACTCCtaagaagaaagaatcaaattcATTCCTCCCAAATAAATCTGTAGATGGATTACATGCTCCGGTTTATATTGTGCCTTCCAAGTATTTAGGTTCTTAGCTCTTAATAACATGTCTTCTGTCTACCTGattttaagtgacttgtccaaagtcatgtAGTTACAAAAGtggtcaaaatataaaatgacaacAATATAAATGGAGGCAAGCAGGATCTAAAAATTACCTGGCTGAACTGTCCAAGGgaatcttttaaagaaagaaatattttaacattgtCATGACTTTCAAAGCATTATTAATGTTCaaccaaagtaaaaaaataaaataaaactattagatatgcaaagattaaaaattaactaaCTCTGTTGGTGAGGGTGGGGGTAAAAGAGACATTCCCATAAAATGCTGATGGAAGTGTAAACTGCTACAATTTCTCTGGAGAGTAATcggaaataactgaaaaatgtcCTTTGGCCCAGTGAATCTCCTTGTAGGATTTTTCTTACAGGCATGTTCTCAGATGTGCACAAGAACACTGCAGAGTTGTTTGTAACAACAGACCAGACACAAGTTAAATGCTCTTCAAATGGTTGTTAGATACAGAACCCTGTGACACAGGCGAACAGCAGATCACTAACCGGCTATTAAACCAAATGAGCCAGGTATATGGAGCAAGAGAgaataatctctaaaatatacgaTTATATCAACAAAGCAAGTGTGCACTGTATACAACCATATGTGATTAAAacagggtgggagaggagaagggggagacaTCAAACACACAAGTTCGTATTTTTGTAGACTATGGAAGAACATAAAAGTTCCAGAAAGCACAAATGTGTCTTTGTCTGGGGTGGGGAACAAAGACACTGGGATTAAGTCAGTGAGGGAAGGAGACATACTCTctacttttgtaaaaatattaaatcatattATTAAATATCAGTTACgaataatagaaaatatctttCATTTCCCTAAAACGATGAATAAATCAACATAGAAAGCCAGAGCTCTTTCAGCTTCATCTTAAAGAATCTGGTGAATGTTACCTTTCCACTCTTCTATTGTGTGTTCCCTTTCATCTAACTGCTTGTCAGGTATCTTTGGTGGTGGCTGAAAAACAAGGCAACAATATTGAGTCAGTTTATTGGGAGTATATAAATTGTTTACAATTATTTGAAATGTTAGCCAGACTTGGAAAAATACATCATTAGGCCAAGATTGATCAATGATCAACACTGATCTTGCGTAGAGAGAACAGTGACAGGAAAAAAGATGTTTAAccgtctttttcttttcttcctgtttttgaaatggtcacatttttatttatatcataGAATTGTGCTATGATTTGGATATAATAAGTTGTTTACAACTAAGTTAAGATGTTTTCCCAAAGTGCTCAACATTCTAGCTCAGCATACAAGTATCACggcaaaaaggcaagaaacagtgGGGGGGAACTTTATTTTGTGTAGGAGGTACTTGGATATGTTCATTCTCTTAAGAAACTTTTcatgcaaaaacagaaaaacgccatcatcatttatttatatttttatttaaaattttaaaatatcctccaAACCTAACTTTAATTCTAACTCTAAGGGTACAATATAGTCTTcaaacattaaagaaaagaacTTACAGCTTCTGCTTCAGAAGGATCATACCAGACGTTGATATACGGGTGCTGGAGAGCTTCATCTACAGAAATCCTTTTAGATGCATCAATTACCAGCATTTTAGATAACAAATCCCTTGCCTGACTGGCTGCAAAAATAATGAGACGTTAATGTACACGTATctcataaaagttttaaaattatcaataaaCTTCAGAAACTTGaaattatcatttattaaaaaatgttttaaacagaaTAGATTTACTATAAAATTAGGTCATacatatgattaaaaaatataaaatcacaaaaaaagaactaaaaagaacTAAAACCTCACACTGTTCCATTACCCAGAGACAATGTTATGTCCCATGAGAATATGAATATACCCTCATAAACCCCCTCCACAACCACCCACCTACCCACAATGGAATTAaagatatatgtttataaaaagtACCTTTAAGTTTATTGTGTTCCGAGTCAGCTGGGAAAAGTACATCAGGGAAGAGTTTCTCAAAGCTATATCCAGCATATTTAGGTCTGTTTTCAACATAAGTCCTTACtgttggttgtagtttcttcatGAATTCAGGACATGGTGTTCCAAGCTGTTCAATAACTTTATTCCACTGATCAATATCTAATATCAAGTAGCTAAGAAAAAATACTGTGTATCTAATGTTCAACATATTAGTCATATccatattaaaataagaaaatggcaattaaaaaatcctaagaaagaatGTGGCAGTTATAAATCTTACAGCCACCTTGCAAAAGGCAATGATTGTAGGTGGACAAAAAGGATCAGTAAACAAGCTTTGTTAACCTTATTtattatgtgcatgtgtgtgtctacTAATActaattttatcataaaaatgGAAGCTTAAATTCTTATATTCTAAATACACAAATTCTAAATACAAATGATAAGTGGctcaaagaaaaatgacaattacTACCCATAAGGACTCTAAATGTAAACTGTACATAATTTTAGAATACAAAATTTGCCTTTCCTTCCAGCTTATCAGAAAATGTGAATGCATTTCCGAGAagataggaaatatttattacatgtcCTGCATTTTTTGAGTTTTCTACACTAACAGAAAACCAGTAGCAATGAAAATGATGGCATTTCCTTTTGCCATTCTTTGTTCAGCTTATgttagtaaaatttttttaaagctctgaaatttaagaaaatgactcAGTATTTTGGTTAAGGTGTAAGGTTAGAATTCTCTGGTCTCTTTCCTTCCAATCTTTAGCGTTTACACCTCCAACTCCTCCCCGTGGACTAAGACCTAAAACTTTCTTATTGTAACCCAGTGAATATGGTTTTTCCCATTCCTCTTCCTAAAACAATTCTAAGTTTCACTAGCTGATAGACACATAACAGGTCACTGTTATTATAAAGATTAGTAGTCATTCAGATGAACAAAAATCATGACCCAAATCTACTCATCACCATGTAAAATTATTACTGCTGAAATTCTCAGATGAAAAGATCAGTATGTTATGTTGAGTAATGAGACaataaccaaaagacatagaacacacagcacattaacaaaaaaggaagtggggaggaCAAAACAAAAGGATGACCAGAAGCAACAGACAATTCCAAAATTCATATTATATCCTAAGTACTTCTAGACTTACTCAAGTgtataattattagaaaatttaatacAAGCCATGACTTTTGATTTAGGTTAAATAAATCAACTCAAAGCCAGCAAATAATTGTGGATAATTAACCTGAGCAGTTTTCAGAATTAACATAtgaaacaacaaataaattaGGGAAAGGAAAGTCTAAGTCAAATAGCAGGTGGTATTTTGAAAGAGTAATTTAACAATACTTTCTTATTAGGGAGAGACAAAATACATTATACCTGACCAAGCTGAAGTGCTGTCATACATTTTGACCTTTAGAAACTACATTTTAGGCCAAAGATAAGGATACGATCAGTACCTGGGAACAAAACACCACCTTTGATCATTTCTCCCATGATGCACCCAACTGACCAAATGTcaactgaaaacaaaatgcaatgaCATTAACATAAAGattttggttaaaataaaaaaatatatataaacattaaaaaaaatcacacacaccatgtatacttcaaaattatagaaagcagtataaaataaaaatgaatgacagTGAATGTGCTCTAACTACCAGCAGAGACTGTATTTCCTACTGCCAGATGCAGCCTACAAACATTTCAGCTTCGTATCTCAACAATTTTTGAACTATAACAGCCACAAACTTTACgtctgtttaaaaaaacccacatgtaTGAATGTACactatattcattttcattagaGAACATAAGGAAGTTCATCACCTAACTAATTAAACTGCTGCAGCAGCACAAGGATACAGTCCCTTCCTGGAAAGAGGATTTTGTGGCAAACCATTTCTCCCATAATGCACCCCACAGACCATAAATCCACTATATGTTTGCagcacaaaagaaggaaaagcaaagcaaaaggtCGTTAAAATCAAAGAAGCATAATATGACTGCATTATATAAAAACTGCAAAAcatcaccaaaagaaaaaagtgattttaattttagctaatggaataatttaaaacacaaaatatttgtcaaaagGCTTTGATTCACAAAAGCAAATGTGACGTGTGGCGTTTTAACTACGTATCTAATTTAAAGTGAGAGCTATGCACAGaaatcacataatttaaaaaacctacaCATTTTGCCcctgaaaatttatttataaaatatgaaaaagaaccaaacacaAATCTTACAAGTAAGGCTGAAAATGTACATGAggtagcaaaatttaaaaaataaaatctttgtacTATTTTGAGGTTCAACTGTGCATTATACTCTCTCTTTAagtcaaataaaagaaaaaagcatgagcAGAAATAATCTAGTATATTAAAATACTTAACAGAAACAATGTTTCTATGAATAATTACAGTTAAAAAGTTAATCTAAAGCTCTTCAGAAATTTTCAAGTTGGAGTTAATAAATTCGTTTTGAGAGGTGCTATGTTTACTCTGAATTGAaggtcatttttctccttggcaACACCATGCTGCATTTACTCTACTATTCCAAAAGGAGCAAGTGCATAGAGAACTAACaaataatcaattaaaaaaacctaGTAAAAGAAGTATATTTCATGTTTTCCACCTAAAGTGTTTTAAACCCATAGAACCAGAACGCTTTTGGTTTAAGAAGTTGGTTTTGGCTGAATACAGTATGAAATTTCCCACAGATTTATTATCTACAGAGTCTCCTAGTAGACTTACTGACCCTTgccaactttaatttttttctttttttttgttggccacgcagcatgcaggatcttagtcccccgaccaggatcaaacccgtgccccctgtggtggaaatgcggagtcttaaccactggaccaccagggaagtcccatgacccTTGTCAACGTTAAATGAGAGCTCTAGTCAATACTGAAAAGAATCTGCTAGACATAGAAATGGGCAATTTGAGGACCTCCACCTGTTTCATTAAAACTAACCACATACCCTGACATTTTATATCTTTGGGTTTGAAAATCAGACAAAAAGAGTAGGTGCTTGCAGTTTAATACAAGAGGAGAATGAGCAATTTGAAAGGAAAGCTTTAGAAACttgcatttgtttttgaagtttgaAGGCCCCAATTCTCCaatagcaaaagaagaaaagggcagGAATAGATGTTAGAAATATATCCTTTACCAATACAGGAGGACTTGGGAACTTAAAGTCAGTACTTTCTAATACACTCATAAGGAGACTGCCAGTTCATTACAGAATTTTAGGAGCTAGATTAGGAACAAATTTTAGAAATCCTGTGGAACTAAAGTTTCTCtaaaatttcacattaaaatacatacaaatctttttatatttatggcATAGTTCAACtttcaagaataaaattttagaggaaaagttaACATTCATAAATCAgttcagagaaaaattttttccAGGGTTTTCATTTTGGCAAAAatctatgaaaataatttttccctgTGGACTTTATAGAGAATAGCAAGCTTTAGTTAAATATTCAGGACACAACTTATGTACATAATCTTAAGAAAAACATCTTAAAACAGATTTCAAAAGCTGCAAGCATGAGAGAAGATATTGTCTGGGTTAATGAAGACTTTCCTCAGAATATGATAAGCCTGATTCATACATAAAGCAAATTTTACAGTGTCTAACTGCTCAGTCTATTTGGCAGTTTAAATATATTCCATTATCTCACACTTTACAAAAAGTTTTGAGCCGGCTTTCaataaaagacatataaaataaagttgttaaaacaGGTGGGGGTGGGTGAAAGGTGTTAATAAAAGGCAGAAGTTCTTATGTTTAACCTTGCTGGCTAATGTAGTTATCATAATTAAGCATTACATTTGACTCAGTTTCCTggggcccaaaaaaaaaaaaaaaaaaaggcaataaggTAGATCTATATAATTCTTACCTAAGAAAGGAAAGCATGTCAATTCTTTACATGACAGTTATTCTTGGTGCTAATTTCTGGTAGGGAGCTCCCAAGATCACAATTATAAGAGAGAGTGCCACATTATACATTATCTGTGACAATCAATGGTTTTACAGCAAATACAAAAACAATCTTCATGCCGGTCACTTAAAGCagcaattctcaaaaaaaaaaaaagtctaatacTAAATCTAACTCACTGGGTTTTACAGGGTATAAGGCAATTTTAGATAAAGAGTAAGACAACAGCATGTTTATTTAAGAACAAAAGAATAgtagtaaatatttaaagtgtttttaatgagctcagaaaagaaaattaagctaAAATCCTCAGTTCAATGTtatcttttataaaaaagaatccCAAAAATTGACTTGATACAGTTTCCTGATTCAAAGTGAACTGTTGTTTTAGATTCTTTGCTAGAAAAAATGTCTAGGTCCTATTCTAGTAAGTATTTTGGATTAAGTtaccacatttaaaaagttatagtTTAAGTCAATAAAATCCTGTGTAGACTTATTCATCTCTTAAATGACTGAGATTCAACAAAATTTcttaagtataaatatatgtatatttatgcataattttttttaaattcacgaACTACATGCCTGATAATGTTCTTCAACCTTGATTCTAATGCTGATACATATAACTGACTATACTCGCACATAATAATGCCATTTCTTTAAGGCTGGACACAAGGTCGTTGATGAAACATTGTTTTCTCTGAAAGGCAACCTTAAATTAATTATCCATCAGCTATGCAGAATGGCTTTATTGCAGCCCTTAAAGTTTGCACTAAGTGCTACTGCTATTAACTTTAATGTCATGGGATTGGAAATGTGTGCAAATATCATTAAGGCAAACTTAAGATTTCTTGAGCCCATGTTAGAATGCTCATTTTCAAGTTACAGGcaagaaaatggtatatattCTGTTACAGGGGCCATGGCAACAAATTCTTTATCTAATGGTAGTGTTGATGattatgtatttgtatttaaataaacaGAGGCCCCAAGTTTTTCCAAACATTTATGACAGAATTTGTAGTTACTTTCAAACTCTTGATAAACATCATTTCATACAGCGATACATTTAACTCTATGCACTTCAATTTAAGTATTTACATAAGAAATCtgataaacaaaagcaaataaatcagAACAGTATTTCAAGTAAATAGTGTTTGCTGACCGTTTTCTTTGTAGCCCATCCCTAGGATGACCTCAGGTGCTCTGTAGTAGCGAGTCACTACGTAAGGTGTCATCATAAAACTAGTTCCTGCAGTCCTGGCCAGTCCAAAGTCAAGAATCTTCAAAGTGCAGTCTGATTTTACTACTATATTACTGGGCTTTAagtccttcaaaaataaaaatttaaaaaatggctgctataatataaacaaatattttgcaGTCCACAAGTTATGAGATCACTTATAAAACAATTCATGGTTactgttcatttttctcactgTTATCACTGCACAGATTCATCATAATAGGCAAATCTGAGAAATTAGCTTGATggcatttttaatttatgaatatatacagTTATTAGAAGTTAGTAATGCTTTATTTGCTAGAAATTATGATTAGCTAGAAACTTTCAATCAAGTGGTGTGAAAGCAATTTGGAAAGGCATCTCAAAGCTCATGTAAGAACTATTACAGTAAAAGTAAGAGAGAATCATAAAGTTAGCATTTATATGCACTTGTATACTAAATTACCAGCTTTTAAAAGATCCCATTTTAAGGTCAAAACAAGCTTTATATAGATACTATATACCAACAATGGGCCATTCTATGTCAACCCAAGCACATGTCACTTGACCTTTCAAACTGGCAGACGTTCAACTCTAAAGGATCGAAGTCAGTCCTTCCATCACTGATTTCCAACCCGAAATCGTACAAATTTGTTCATAAAAATTTTGACTGCCAGTTGAGGTAGGACACCATTGTCTTGGTGCCACTAATCCATAAAATTACTTGTTGTTGATGCTACCAAATAATGTCTTTGTGAAGAATTTCCCACCTGAACCCAACCTCAAGGAATTCTGTGCTATGATCATTAAAAGGCAGCAGCATAAACACTCATGGCTTCAAGTTCAACCCATGAACTTGTTAGCTCCCATGAATTCTATTATGAACCTAGaccaaagaaagcaggagtatGATTCACATACACTGAATACCAGTGACTGATGTAACACAAAATAAAGCTGGCCTGAAATAATTACTTTTGTAATGTCTATATCCAGAGAAGCATGTATGCTGTCTTTAGCATATTTTGATATGCAATCATGGATGGGTTAGGCGATATGTAATCTATAGgttttatcaaattaaaaatagatatcaACAGGTTTattgaaacagaaaatgaaaattttcattattgCTATCCTGTAAATACGTTGTcactatttccaaaatataatatCTCTGCAAAGTAACACTGCgtgttcaaaaataaatattatgagcCCTGATACTATTTCAATGTCTATAGTGTTGGTTAATGATTAATGGCTCTTCATACTACTGCATTCTAGTCTAGAAATAAGATTTCAACCTTAAACACTTTATTTTGGAAAGATTAAGAACAAaatgcaacttttaaaaaatagacatctTGTTAAGGAAAAGAAACTGTCAAAAAAGAATATCATCTGAAATTCATCCTTGCATATCAAGATGTACCTTTCTACAGATGTTTAAGTTGCATTGCTATCTATACCTGTGAAGAATAACTGAACTTGTATGAATGTGTGACAGAAGTAGTGGACTAACAATATTCCACCTTCTCTCCCACATTTTTCCAGCCTGTGATTAATTCTAGTCAATGGGATGTGAGTGGGAATCAAGAATAGAAGGGCCAGTGCATAACATCCTTTTGTCTCTTGCCCTGCTTTGGTGACTAGTAACATTctagatattgagctgcttgagcatCTATGTATGGCAGAGTCCTCACCCCACTAGGACCTGTACTGGACACATACTGTGGGAGATAAACCTtggttgtgttaagccactgaaaaCTCAAGTGTTTATTTGTTAATAACCTagttgtgatattgtgatttataataagaaaaccaTATTTGGTCATTGTCCCAATtactggcacagagctcctagaacccttggaatttcctaagtgataagagcaataAAGGTGAAAGGAGTGCTTTTTGTTATTCGTAAGAAGTACCTTTCAACTACACCAGAGTTGACTTAATGAGGTTACTTTTGGAAAGTTCCAAAGGATgaggctggttgccagggaaCCAACAAAATAATTAGAGTGTTGAAACTTTCAGTCCCACAGGCCCCCAGACcacctgggaggggagaggggctagagaCTGAGTTCAATCTCCAATGGTCAAAGATTTAATCAATCacgcctatgtaatgaagcctccattaaaaacccaaaaggactggTACAGAGAGCTTCCGGTaaacacatggaggtgctgggagagtggtgCACCCAGAGAGGGCTCGGAAGCTCCGTGCGCCTTCCCACATACTTTGCCTTATGCATCtctccatttggctgttcctgagttacatcctttGTAATTAACCAGTAATCcagaaagtaaaatgttttcctgagttctattaggcactctagcaaattaacagAATCTGaagagggggttgtgggaacctccaAATTATAGCCTGGGATTATGATTGGCATTTGAAGttggggcagtcttgtgggactaagCCCTTAACCTGGAGGATCTGAGGCTatttccaggtagatagtgtctaCCTGGAATTGAGTAAAATTGTAGGATACCCAGGCTGGTGTCCAGAGAATCTGAGGACTGTTTGGTGTGGGAAAAACTACCTCACATCTGGTGTGAGAAGCATTATGGTAGTAGTGTGAGAGTAAAAGAGACACCTAAGAATGTTTTCCGTTATACTAGTCTATTCTGACTAACACTGAAATTGATGACAGGAGTACAGTGTTACTATTATAAACACAGGATCATAGCTTAGTAGTTGAGCAGCAGGCAGCAGGGAAACTAATATCAAAGGTTGGAAAGGTGATCCAGGTTATAGAGTAGCAAGACATTTCATGACACTGTCACCTACAATAACTTGGAAGGCACAGCACTTGCATAATGAACTTGAGCTCTAGAACAGAGGTTGGCAAATTAATGCCTGCCTGTTTTTGTGAAGAAAGTTTTATCAGAACACAGTCACACTCTCATTAcctactgtctatggctgcttttgcgtTACTATGATAAAGTTGAGAAGCTGTAACAGAGACTGTATAAACTGATAAAGTTTATACTTTATCAACTGATAAAGTTGAGAAGCTGTAACAGAGACTTGCCTCTAGAAAAAAagtctgctgacccctgctctagaaggagattgaaaagcaaaactttagtAGTGGGTATAGGTGGCTATTGGCTACAAATCAAAGAATTGGCCACttcacaagaagaaataaaagggaacagAGAATCTAGAATTTCAAGGCCTTGCCATTCTGGGAAAGCTAAATGCTACTAGacctttcaaaaagaaaaaaaaagaaaaaatagcggGTTGCTCAGCAAATATCTCCACCTCCTAACCCAATATACTTCTTCACCTTATCGATGGGCCTACAGtaattctggccaatggaatgtgaggaAATGTGATGTTCATCAAATCTGAAGAGAAGTTTTAGATGTGCTTGACTGATTTAGCTTGGCTCTTGCCCTTCTTTCACCATGAGAAAAGGATGTGCCCCAGGGAGGCA
Protein-coding sequences here:
- the MAPK8 gene encoding mitogen-activated protein kinase 8 isoform X5, whose translation is MELMDANLCQVIQMELDHERMSYLLYQMLCGIKHLHSAGIIHRDLKPSNIVVKSDCTLKILDFGLARTAGTSFMMTPYVVTRYYRAPEVILGMGYKENVDIWSVGCIMGEMIKGGVLFPGTDHIDQWNKVIEQLGTPCPEFMKKLQPTVRTYVENRPKYAGYSFEKLFPDVLFPADSEHNKLKASQARDLLSKMLVIDASKRISVDEALQHPYINVWYDPSEAEAPPPKIPDKQLDEREHTIEEWKELIYKEVMDLEERTKNGVIRGQPSPLGAAVINGSQHPSSSSSVNDVSSMSTDPTLASDTDSSLEASAGPLGCCR
- the MAPK8 gene encoding mitogen-activated protein kinase 8 isoform X1, giving the protein MSRSKRDSNFYSVEIGDSTFTVLKRYQNLKPIGSGAQGIVCAAYDAILERNVAIKKLSRPFQNQTHAKRAYRELVLMKCVNHKNIIGLLNVFTPQKSLEEFQDVYIVMELMDANLCQVIQMELDHERMSYLLYQMLCGIKHLHSAGIIHRDLKPSNIVVKSDCTLKILDFGLARTAGTSFMMTPYVVTRYYRAPEVILGMGYKENVDIWSVGCIMGEMIKGGVLFPGTDHIDQWNKVIEQLGTPCPEFMKKLQPTVRTYVENRPKYAGYSFEKLFPDVLFPADSEHNKLKASQARDLLSKMLVIDASKRISVDEALQHPYINVWYDPSEAEAPPPKIPDKQLDEREHTIEEWKELIYKEVMDLEERTKNGVIRGQPSPLGAAVINGSQHPSSSSSVNDVSSMSTDPTLASDTDSSLEASAGPLGCCR
- the MAPK8 gene encoding mitogen-activated protein kinase 8 isoform X3; this translates as MSRSKRDSNFYSVEIGDSTFTVLKRYQNLKPIGSGAQGIVCAAYDAILERNVAIKKLSRPFQNQTHAKRAYRELVLMKCVNHKNIIGLLNVFTPQKSLEEFQDVYIVMELMDANLCQVIQMELDHERMSYLLYQMLCGIKHLHSAGIIHRDLKPSNIVVKSDCTLKILDFGLARTAGTSFMMTPYVVTRYYRAPEVILGMGYKENVDIWSVGCIMGEMIKGGVLFPGTDHIDQWNKVIEQLGTPCPEFMKKLQPTVRTYVENRPKYAGYSFEKLFPDVLFPADSEHNKLKASQARDLLSKMLVIDASKRISVDEALQHPYINVWYDPSEAEAPPPKIPDKQLDEREHTIEEWKELIYKEVMDLEERTKNGVIRGQPSPLAQVQQ
- the MAPK8 gene encoding mitogen-activated protein kinase 8 isoform X4, encoding MKCVNHKNIIGLLNVFTPQKSLEEFQDVYIVMELMDANLCQVIQMELDHERMSYLLYQMLCGIKHLHSAGIIHRDLKPSNIVVKSDCTLKILDFGLARTAGTSFMMTPYVVTRYYRAPEVILGMGYKENVDIWSVGCIMGEMIKGGVLFPGTDHIDQWNKVIEQLGTPCPEFMKKLQPTVRTYVENRPKYAGYSFEKLFPDVLFPADSEHNKLKASQARDLLSKMLVIDASKRISVDEALQHPYINVWYDPSEAEAPPPKIPDKQLDEREHTIEEWKELIYKEVMDLEERTKNGVIRGQPSPLGAAVINGSQHPSSSSSVNDVSSMSTDPTLASDTDSSLEASAGPLGCCR
- the MAPK8 gene encoding mitogen-activated protein kinase 8 isoform X2, producing the protein MSRSKRDSNFYSVEIGDSTFTVLKRYQNLKPIGSGAQGIVCAAYDAILERNVAIKKLSRPFQNQTHAKRAYRELVLMKCVNHKNIIGLLNVFTPQKSLEEFQDVYIVMELMDANLCQVIQMELDHERMSYLLYQMLCGIKHLHSAGIIHRDLKPSNIVVKSDCTLKILDFGLARTAGTSFMMTPYVVTRYYRAPEVILGMGYKENVDLWSVGCIMGEMVCHKILFPGRDYIDQWNKVIEQLGTPCPEFMKKLQPTVRTYVENRPKYAGYSFEKLFPDVLFPADSEHNKLKASQARDLLSKMLVIDASKRISVDEALQHPYINVWYDPSEAEAPPPKIPDKQLDEREHTIEEWKELIYKEVMDLEERTKNGVIRGQPSPLGAAVINGSQHPSSSSSVNDVSSMSTDPTLASDTDSSLEASAGPLGCCR